The following proteins are co-located in the Lepisosteus oculatus isolate fLepOcu1 chromosome 9, fLepOcu1.hap2, whole genome shotgun sequence genome:
- the bloc1s2 gene encoding biogenesis of lysosome-related organelles complex 1 subunit 2 isoform X1 produces MAERESDSGVVDLACSLPIQAVVSRSTLDTEQYGRILGSEPDSETLAAVPKKSGANNDGSVETAEEAIEPADPDISELCRDMFEKMAIFLQGELTATCEDYKLLENMNKLTSLKYMEMKDISINISRNLEDLSQKYASLQPYLDQINQIEEQVTALEQAAYKLDTYSKKLEAKFKKLEKR; encoded by the exons atggcagaaagagaaAGCGATTCCGGTGTTGTGGATCTTGCCTGTTCATTGCCAATACAGGCAGTGGTGTCCCGGTCCACTTTGGATACTGAACAGTACGGGCGTATTTTGGGATCAGAGCCCGACTCTGAAACTTTAGCAGCTGTACCCAAAAAATCCGGCGCGAACA ATGATGGAAGTGTGGAAACAGCAGAGGAGGCCATTGAACCTGCAGACCCTGATATCAGTGAACTGTGCAGGGATATGTTTGAGAAGATGGCAATTTTTCTGCAAGGAGAGCTTACAG ccACCTGCGAAGACTACAAGCTCCTTGAGAATATGAACAAACTCACCAGCTTGAAGTACATGGAGATGAAAGATATATCAATAAACATTAGTCGCAACCTGGAGGACCTGAGCCAGAAAT ATGCCAGCCTACAGCCATACCTTGATCAGATCAACCAGATTGAGGAGCAGGTGACGGCTTTGGAACAAGCAGCCTACAAACTTGACACCTATTCCAAAAAGCTTG aagccaaGTTTAAGAAACTAGAGAAGCGATGA
- the bloc1s2 gene encoding biogenesis of lysosome-related organelles complex 1 subunit 2 isoform X2 has translation MAERESDSGVVDLACSLPIQAVVSRSTLDTEQYGRILGSEPDSETLAAVPKKSGANNDGSVETAEEAIEPADPDISELCRDMFEKMAIFLQGELTATCEDYKLLENMNKLTSLKYMEMKDISINISRNLEDLSQKYASLQPYLDQINQIEEQVTALEQAAYKLDTYSKKLAKFKKLEKR, from the exons atggcagaaagagaaAGCGATTCCGGTGTTGTGGATCTTGCCTGTTCATTGCCAATACAGGCAGTGGTGTCCCGGTCCACTTTGGATACTGAACAGTACGGGCGTATTTTGGGATCAGAGCCCGACTCTGAAACTTTAGCAGCTGTACCCAAAAAATCCGGCGCGAACA ATGATGGAAGTGTGGAAACAGCAGAGGAGGCCATTGAACCTGCAGACCCTGATATCAGTGAACTGTGCAGGGATATGTTTGAGAAGATGGCAATTTTTCTGCAAGGAGAGCTTACAG ccACCTGCGAAGACTACAAGCTCCTTGAGAATATGAACAAACTCACCAGCTTGAAGTACATGGAGATGAAAGATATATCAATAAACATTAGTCGCAACCTGGAGGACCTGAGCCAGAAAT ATGCCAGCCTACAGCCATACCTTGATCAGATCAACCAGATTGAGGAGCAGGTGACGGCTTTGGAACAAGCAGCCTACAAACTTGACACCTATTCCAAAAAGCTTG ccaaGTTTAAGAAACTAGAGAAGCGATGA